A window from Centropristis striata isolate RG_2023a ecotype Rhode Island chromosome 4, C.striata_1.0, whole genome shotgun sequence encodes these proteins:
- the LOC131970669 gene encoding uncharacterized protein LOC131970669 yields MGQNPPDTTRAQYSSPDKEVRSLFNRGRPTATGLRQNPDRSMTSTAQECPTTAPLYNLRPYTRKGPRNKRFQAQGSSRSVAQSFFKEVILLPDHKATHVPRRAKKAWLFENGHIKSALEFGCDWDSDTIMQAITAAFQPAVEGCGLQILLPCFNKLVEPSLTPTQTLNGDLVKKLFHQKSIYVRPDKIILSEEKETSFSDGESSCTNDPGLAEITNTDKCVYFRRSCPRHLHF; encoded by the exons ATGGGCCAAAATCCTCCCGATACTACCCGTGCCCAATACAGTTCTCCTGACAAAGAAGTTCGCTCTCTTTTTAATCGTGGTAGGCCGACTGCAACAGGCCTCAGGCAAAATCCTGACAGAAGCATGACTTCAACCGCACAGGAGTGCCCCACAACAGCCCCTCTATACAATCTTCGCCCGTACACAAGGAAGGGCCCAAGAAACAAGAG GTTTCAGGCACAAGGCAGTTCACGTTCTGTGGCTCAGTCCTTTTTCAAAGAGGTGATTCTCCTGCCAGACCACAAAGCTACACATGTGCCAAGGCGTGCCAAAAAGGCTTGGCTTTTTGAAAACGGCCACATCAAGTCTGCCTTGGAATTTGGCTGTGACTGGGATTCTGACACAATAATGCAGGCAATAACAGCAGCCTTCCAGCCAGCTGTGGAGGGATGCGG GCTACAAATCCTGCTGCCATGCTTCAACAAATTAGTTGAGCCATCCCTTACCCCCACACAGACTTTGAATGGAGACCTTGTcaaaaagctgtttcatcagAAGTCCATTTATGTCAGGCCtgacaaaatcattttaagtgaggaaaaagaaact TCATTTTCTGATGGAGAAAGCAGCTGTACAAATGACCCTGGTCTGGCAGAAATAACTAACACTGACAAATGtg TTTATTTCCGAAGAAGCTGTCCCAGACATCTCCACTTCTAG